One Solea solea chromosome 5, fSolSol10.1, whole genome shotgun sequence genomic window carries:
- the myef2 gene encoding myelin expression factor 2, translating to MADVSTLDEEPRQDESAAVSVSVSVSESDETSQETPNGVKTESEEILVSNEKQDGKEKSSGSRRANRFHPYKDKHGAEKKNAHRNRVFISNIPYDMKWQAIKDLMREKVGEVTYVELFKDAEGKSRGCGVVEFKDEEFVKKAVSTMNKHDLNGRPLSIKEDPDGEHARRVLQRIGGGPRGNRGQDMMPGGMNLPPSIANNPNIPPEIIHALQAGRLGTTVFVANLDFKVSWKKLKEVFAMAGVVKRADVKEDKDGKSRGMGTVTFDQSLEAVQAISMFNGQMLFDRQMHVKMDDKSLPPDDFHQVEKTPQLPRGLGGIGMGLGPGGQPINANRLSGGGAGGGGGGGMGSMVPGGMDVSGFGGTNRLGGGMSGGGGGFGGMDNMGNMGGFGGRDMAPVGRMGDMYRSGMGGMDRDFGHSDMPVNRGFGNSFGGMGGGYGGGMGSGGMGHMGTGLGGGMGNMSMDRMGSTFDRIGMSGMDMNRGFGGYGGGGPSHMGGGGMSDRGSGSKGGCQIFVRNLSYDLTWQKLKEKFSHCGQVMFAEIKMENGKSKGCGTVRFDSAESAEKACRMMNGTKINGREVDVRIDRNA from the exons ATGGCAGATGTTTCAACTCTTGACGAGGAGCCGAGGCAGGACGAATCCGCTGCGGTGTCCGTGTCGGTGTCGGTGTCCGAAAGCGACGAGACATCCCAAGAAACACCGAATGGCGTGAAAAC GGAATCTGAGGAAATACTGGTTTCCAATGAAAAGCAAGACGGTAAAGAGAAATCCTCTGGAAGTAGAAGAGCAAACCGCTTCCATCCCTACAAAGACAAACATGGTGCAGAGAAGAAGAACGCTCACAGGAACCGTGTGTTCATCAGCAATATCCCGTATGACATGAAATGGCAGGCAATTAAAGATCTAATGCGGGAGAAAG TTGGTGAGGTTACATACGTGGAGCTCTTTAAGGATGCAGAAGGAAAGTCAAGG GGTTGTGG TGTGGTGGAGTTCAAAGATGAGGAGTTTGTGAAGAAGGCAGTGTCCACGATGAATAAGCACGACCTGAATGGAAGACCACTCAGTATCAAGGAG GACCCTGATGGGGAACATGCCCGGCGCGTCCTGCAACGCATAGGTGGAGGTCCACGGGGAAATCGCGGGCAGGACATGATGCCCGGTGGAATGAACCTCCCGCCATCTATTGCCAACAACCCCAACATCCCACCTGAAATCATCCATGCGTTACAGGCTGGACGACTGGGCACCACAGTGTTTGTGGCCAAT ctggATTTTAAGGTGAGCTGGAAGAAATTAAAGGAGGTTTTTGCCATGGCAGGCGTGGTGAAACGCGCCGATGTAAAGGAGGATAAAGACGGCAAGAGCAGAGGAATGGgaacagtgacctttgaccagTCACTGGAGGCCGTGCAGGCCATAT CCATGTTCAATGGACAGATGCTTTTTGACAGACagatgcatgttaaaatg GATGACAAATCTCTCCCTCCCGATGATTTTCATCAAGTAGAAAAAACACCTCAGCTACCAA gGGGTCTGGGAGGCATTGGAATGGGACTGGGACCAGGTGGGCAACCCATAAATGCAAACCGCCTGAGCGGTGGTGGTGCAGGAGGAGGCGGTGGCGGTGGCATGGGCTCTATGGTTCCTGGAG GAATGGATGTTTCTGGATTTGGTGGCACGAACAGACTTGGAGGAG gaatgagtggtggtggtggaggctTCGGTGGAATGGATAATATGGGCAACATGGGTGGATTTGGAGGAAGGGACATGGCTCCAGTTGGCAGGATGGGAG ACATGTACAGATCCGGGATGGGAGGAATGGATCGGGACTTTGGCCACAGTGACATGCCGGTGAATCGAGGTTTTGGGAATTCTTTTGGAGGAATGG GCGGAGGTTATGGAGGGGGCATGGGCAGTGGTGGCATGGGGCACATGGGGACTGGATTAG GTGGTGGAATGGGCAATATGTCAATGGACCGTATGGGCTCCACCTTTGACCGCATAGGCATGTCAGGAATGGACATGAACCGCGGCTTTGGCGGCTACGGAGGGGGTGGACCGAGCCACATGGGCGGCGGAGGCATGTCCGACAGAGGCTCCGGTTCCAAAGGTGGCTGTCAGATCTTTGTGCGAAAT CTGTCCTATGATCTCACGTGGCAGAAGCTAAAAGAGAAGTTCAGTCACTGTG GCCAGGTAATGTTTGCAGAAATCAAGATGGAGAACGGGAAGTCCAAGGGCTGTGGGACGGTGAGATTTGACTCGGCAGAGAGCGCGGAGAAGGCCTGCAGGATGATGAACGGAACCAAGATCAACGGCCGCGAGGTTGATGTGCGCATCGATCGCAACGCCTAG
- the ctxn2 gene encoding cortexin-2 translates to MFSAHYNHSLAAMSGNDMMAHSLTLEQKTAFAFVGMLLVFLGLLIVRCFRILLDPYSSMPSSNWADGIEGLEKGTFEYALT, encoded by the coding sequence ATGTTTAGCGCCCACTACAACCACTCCCTTGCTGCCATGAGCGGAAACGACATGATGGCGCACTCCCTGACTCTGGAGCAGAAGACGGCGTTTGCCTTCGTGGGGATGCTGCTGGTGTTCCTGGGGCTGCTGATAGTCAGGTGCTTCAGGATCTTGCTGGACCCCTACAGCAGCATGCCCTCCTCCAACTGGGCCGACGGCATAGAGGGGCTGGAGAAGGGGACGTTTGAGTACGCCCTCACttaa